A window of Candidatus Hydrogenedentota bacterium contains these coding sequences:
- a CDS encoding multidrug efflux RND transporter permease subunit has translation MLAKFFIDRPVFAAVISIVITLCGAVSIFFLPVEQSPEITPPTVVIQANYPGADAETVSESIATPIEQELSGIENLLYYQSTATNNGQLTVVCTFNIGANLDIAAVEVQNRLKRAEPRLPQEVIRQGVSVTKRANNILGVVALNAENGQVDDIFLANYATINLLDALKRVPGVGDVTVFGGKDYSMRIWLNPDQLAARGMTISDIANAIREQNSLFAAGRIGAEPMEGEVAFTIPVITQGRLSEPEDYEEIILRAEPDGSMLRLGDVSRIELDALSYDSFGRYNAKPAVPILIFLQPGANALSTLLGVKEEMEVLARNFPEGVRYDIPFDITRFIDASITEVVKTLLEAALLVVLVVFVFLGSWRATFIPLLAVPVSIIGTFLGMMALGFSINTLTLFGLVLAIGIVVDDAILVVENVERVLHEDKKLSRREATVKAMRQIFGAVVASVLVLLAVFLPVVFLGGLTGAMYQQFAITICVSVAISGIVAISLSPALCRLMLQRTHQKWAPFRAFDWFFEKGRNFYVRVVRLAIRFSYLTVALFLGLVALTYVLFGRVPGGFVPQEDQGYFIVAVQLPQGSALNRTTRVVEEVEEFVLAQSEVEHVVALVGIDFLSGFVPNTNGAVMFVNLKNWKDRPGPDHHVESVVGRMFGRFGGHKDALILALNPPAIRGLGVRAGFEMQLQARGVSDIEQLAEVSQDFMAALGGDPQLQNLNSVLNISQPRIFANVDRTRAKAMGLRMNEIFDSLQAYLGALYVNDFTKFGRVYRVQVQAESEFRREPGDIRRIYARTNNGDMVELSSVIDLDFNAGPNLVTRFNSYPSVQITGEPAPGFSTGDALKRIEAIAAESLPEGYGFEWSGASYQEVAAGNQAPYILMFGLVMVFLVLAAQYEKWSLPFAVILAVPFGMFGAVAAVYALGMPRDIYFQIGLLTLIGLAAKNAILIVEFAAQERRAGKGIVEAALEAARLRLRPILMVSLAFTMGVLPLAISAGAGAAGRRSIGTGVMGGMIAATFLAVVFVPVFFVLIQKLTELIRGNKPAASDGDPETE, from the coding sequence GGTGTCCATCTTTTTCCTCCCAGTCGAGCAATCGCCCGAGATCACGCCGCCCACCGTCGTAATCCAGGCAAACTATCCCGGCGCCGACGCGGAGACCGTCTCGGAGTCCATCGCAACACCGATCGAGCAGGAACTGAGCGGCATCGAAAACCTGCTCTACTACCAGTCCACGGCCACCAACAACGGCCAGCTCACCGTCGTGTGCACATTCAACATCGGCGCCAACCTGGACATCGCCGCGGTCGAAGTTCAGAACCGCCTCAAGCGCGCCGAGCCGCGGCTGCCCCAGGAAGTAATACGCCAGGGCGTCTCCGTGACCAAGCGCGCCAACAACATCCTCGGCGTGGTCGCCCTCAACGCCGAAAACGGCCAGGTGGACGACATCTTCCTCGCCAATTACGCCACCATTAACCTGCTCGACGCGCTCAAGCGCGTACCGGGCGTCGGTGACGTCACCGTATTCGGCGGCAAAGACTATTCCATGCGCATCTGGCTCAACCCGGACCAGCTTGCGGCGAGAGGCATGACCATCAGCGACATCGCGAACGCGATCCGCGAGCAGAATTCCCTCTTCGCGGCGGGACGTATCGGCGCGGAACCGATGGAAGGCGAGGTCGCCTTTACGATCCCCGTCATCACACAGGGACGCCTTTCCGAACCGGAAGACTACGAGGAAATCATCCTCCGCGCGGAACCGGACGGCTCCATGCTCCGGCTGGGGGACGTATCCCGCATCGAGCTGGACGCGCTGAGCTACGATTCCTTCGGCCGATACAACGCCAAGCCCGCCGTACCGATCCTGATCTTCCTGCAGCCGGGAGCCAACGCGCTTTCGACCCTGCTCGGCGTAAAAGAGGAAATGGAGGTGCTCGCCCGGAACTTCCCCGAGGGCGTGCGCTATGACATCCCCTTCGACATCACCCGCTTCATCGACGCATCCATCACCGAGGTCGTAAAGACACTCCTTGAAGCCGCCCTGCTCGTGGTGCTGGTCGTGTTTGTCTTCCTGGGAAGCTGGCGCGCCACCTTCATCCCGCTGCTCGCCGTCCCCGTCTCCATCATCGGAACCTTCCTGGGCATGATGGCCCTTGGCTTCTCCATCAACACGCTCACCCTCTTCGGCCTCGTACTCGCCATCGGCATCGTGGTCGACGACGCGATCCTCGTCGTGGAAAACGTCGAGCGCGTTCTGCACGAAGACAAGAAGCTCTCGCGGCGCGAAGCCACCGTCAAGGCCATGCGGCAGATCTTCGGAGCCGTCGTGGCCAGCGTGCTCGTGCTCCTGGCGGTATTCCTTCCCGTGGTCTTTCTGGGCGGCCTCACTGGAGCCATGTACCAGCAGTTCGCCATCACCATCTGCGTCTCCGTGGCCATCTCCGGCATCGTGGCCATTTCCCTGAGCCCCGCGCTGTGCCGGCTCATGCTCCAGCGCACGCACCAGAAATGGGCCCCCTTCCGCGCCTTCGACTGGTTCTTCGAGAAGGGCCGGAATTTCTACGTGCGCGTCGTCCGCCTCGCCATACGATTCAGCTACCTGACCGTCGCCCTCTTCCTGGGCCTCGTCGCGCTGACCTATGTGCTCTTCGGACGCGTCCCCGGCGGGTTCGTGCCACAGGAGGACCAGGGCTACTTCATCGTCGCCGTGCAGCTTCCCCAGGGAAGCGCCCTCAACCGCACCACCAGGGTGGTCGAAGAGGTGGAGGAATTCGTCCTGGCGCAGTCCGAGGTCGAGCACGTCGTCGCGCTCGTCGGCATCGACTTCCTCTCGGGCTTCGTGCCAAACACCAACGGCGCGGTCATGTTCGTCAATCTCAAAAACTGGAAGGACCGGCCGGGACCCGACCACCACGTCGAAAGCGTTGTGGGCCGCATGTTCGGGCGCTTCGGCGGCCACAAGGACGCCCTCATCCTCGCCCTCAACCCCCCCGCCATCCGCGGCCTGGGCGTGCGTGCCGGCTTCGAGATGCAGCTCCAGGCCCGCGGCGTCAGCGACATCGAGCAGCTCGCCGAAGTCTCGCAGGATTTCATGGCCGCCCTGGGGGGGGACCCCCAACTGCAAAACCTGAATTCCGTCCTCAACATCAGCCAGCCCCGCATCTTCGCGAACGTCGACCGCACCCGCGCCAAAGCCATGGGCCTGCGGATGAACGAGATCTTCGACAGCCTTCAGGCCTACCTCGGCGCCCTCTACGTAAACGATTTCACAAAGTTCGGGCGCGTATACCGCGTGCAGGTCCAGGCCGAGTCGGAGTTCCGCCGGGAGCCCGGCGACATCCGCCGGATATACGCCCGAACCAACAACGGCGATATGGTCGAACTCTCCAGTGTCATCGATCTCGACTTCAACGCCGGACCCAACCTCGTCACCCGCTTCAACAGCTACCCCAGCGTACAGATCACCGGCGAGCCCGCGCCCGGATTCAGCACCGGCGACGCCCTCAAGCGCATTGAGGCCATCGCCGCCGAATCCCTCCCCGAGGGCTACGGCTTCGAATGGAGCGGCGCGTCCTACCAGGAAGTCGCGGCCGGCAACCAGGCCCCCTACATCCTGATGTTCGGCCTCGTGATGGTCTTCCTGGTGCTCGCGGCCCAATACGAGAAGTGGTCCCTGCCCTTCGCCGTGATCCTCGCCGTGCCCTTCGGCATGTTCGGAGCTGTCGCCGCGGTCTACGCCCTCGGCATGCCCCGCGACATCTACTTCCAGATCGGCCTCCTCACCCTCATCGGCCTGGCCGCGAAAAACGCCATCCTCATCGTCGAGTTCGCCGCACAGGAGCGCCGCGCCGGCAAGGGCATCGTCGAGGCCGCCCTCGAAGCCGCCCGCCTGCGCCTCCGCCCCATCCTCATGGTCTCACTCGCATTCACCATGGGCGTATTGCCCCTCGCCATCAGCGCAGGAGCCGGCGCCGCGGGGCGGCGTTCCATCGGCACCGGCGTCATGGGCGGCATGATCGCGGCCACCTTCCTGGCCGTGGTCTTTGTGCCGGTATTCTTCGTACTGATCCAGAAGCTGACCGAACTCATCCGCGGGAACAAGCCGGCCGCAAGCGACGGCGATCCCGAAACGGAGTAA